The genome window CCCTGGTTGCTGCCATCGCAGGGACGGCCATGCTGGTGCTCAGTGACATGGACACCTCCGGCAGTCTGCGCCTGGCAGGCCTTCTCATGGCCCTGCTGGCCGCCGTCGTTTACACCGGGTTCACCCTGACCAGCCGCTACAGTTCGGCCGGACCGCCGGTATTTACCACGGCGTTTATCTGTTTCTTTACTGCAGCACTGATTCTGTTCCCTGTGGTGGCACTATCCGGCGGCTTTGCGGGGCTTGATACCCTGGGCATAAAGCAGTGGCTGATGGTGGTTTACATTGGCGTGGTGCCCACCTGTATTGGTTATTTGAGCTTCTTCTCGGGCATGCGGACAACACCGGCGACGCTTTCCAGCATCATCGTGACTCTGGAGCCGCTGTTTGTGGCTTTGCTGGCATGGGTCTTTCTGGGGGAAATTCTGGGGCCCACCGGGATAACCGGGGCGCTCATTCTGACGGCTGCCGTTATCGTGGCTTCGCGTTATGGCGGGAAAGCCGGCACCGGCGCACAGGCCGATGCCGGGTAGTCATCGGGATCAGAGATCCTTGCGCTGCTTCTGCATCATGTCCGGCTGCAGGATTTCGATCCAGTAGCCGTCCGGGTCCTTGATAAAGGCCAGACCTTTCATCTTGCCGTCGTCCGGTTTCTTCACAAAATCCACACCGAGTTTTTCAAAGCGCTCACAGGCGGTGTAAACGTCCGGTACGGCGATACCGATGTGACCGAAGCCCTGGGGCTCGTCGTTGCCATTGTGGTAGGCAAAGTCGTCATCAGCCTCGGTGCCCCAGTTGTGGGTCAGCTCGAGCATGGCTTCGCGGCCGAACGTGAAGGTTGTGCGATGGGCTTCATCGTTCGGGACCAGGTTGGCCTGACGATCGTCCAGATACCCGAGAAAATACAGGGTGAACTTCATTTCCGGGAAGTCGAGTTTGCGAACCAGGCGCATGCCCATCACTCGGCTGTAAAAATCCATGGAGCGCTCGGGATCTTTAATGCGCATCATGGTCTGGTTGAAGACGAAGCCTTCGGTTTCGGGAACAGGGTCTTCGTATAGGCCGGGGGCCTGCTCGAAATGCTTGGGCATGGTTGATCCCTTCTTTTTTGCAGAATTTAGTAGTTATATCTGCGTGCGTTTCAAAGGAATTTCAAGGGGGCGAAGGAAGACCCCACACCCCTGCTGTCTGAACGTGTTTGGCTGCTTTCTTAATCAGGAGGCCAGTTGGTGCTCCTCACCCCGGTAATACGCTTCCACCCTCGGATTCATGATTCGCTTCCAGAGTGGCGGGATCATGGCGATGACGATCATGGCGGCGTAGCCTGCGGGCAACTGCGGGGCGATGTCGTGGTGGCGCAGTACCTGGTAACGTTTTTTGGCGTAGGCATGGTGGTCGCTGTGGCGCTGGAGGTGGAACAGGAACACGTTGGTGAGGAAGTAATTGCTGTTCCAGCTGTGCTCGGGGGCAGTGCGCTCGTAGCGGCCGTTGTCCAGTTTGCGACGGTGCAGGCCGTAGTGTTCCAGGTAGTTAACGATTTCCAGCAGGGTGAAGGCGATGAAGCTCTGGCCCAGGAAGAAGGCGGCACCTAACCAGCCAAAGGCGACGGTGAAGGCAATGCCCACCAGCGCACTGATGCTGTACCACCAGATCAGTTCGTTATGCCAGCTGAAAGCTTTTTCCCCTTTGCGCTCAAGGCGCTGAGCCTCAAGTTTCCAGGCGTTAAGGAAGTTACGCGCATAGGCCTGGGGCAGGAAGTTATAGAGGGACTGGTTGTAGCGTGAAGAGGAGGCATCTCCCGGGGTGGAAACGTGAACGTGGTGGCCACGAAGATGCTCTATCTTGAAACCGGCGTAGCACACCAGTGACAACAGAAAGCCACCGACGCGGGTTTCCAGCTTGGCGTCCTTGTGGATCAGTTCATGGGCAACGTTGATTCCCAGTCCACCGACGATGCCGATGGACAGGATCCAGCCGATGCCACCCACCAGGTTAAACGTGCCCGATGCCAGCTCCAGCATGCTCCAGACCAGCAATGCCGCAAAGCCCGCAACCCAGCCGAGTGTGATAACCCGATAGAACATCTCACCGTTCATCCGTGTTACGTCCGTGCTTTCATCGGGATTCAGCGCATCTTTGCCCAGAAGCATGTCCAGTACCGGAATGATACCGAAAACCACCACCGGAACGCCCCAGGAGAACAGGTTCACCAGATCCATGGCGTGCCCCGCTGCCAGCAACAAGGGTGGCAGAACTAACGGGAGCATGGCGATGAGGTAGCTGTACTTTTTCAGGGTCAACAGGACCCTTCTCCGGGTGGCCTCCCGATTGACGGACATCTGGCTGGCGCTCATAAAGACCTCTCCGTGAATTCCCGGTTCTGGTGAAAAACTGCTCACCTGTTGTTTTGCATTATTGTCCTACAATGCAACAGTCGTCAAGAACAGGGAGAAACATTTGTAACGACTGCAGGCATGCCTCTCGGGTCAAGGCGTTGTCGCTAACCGTCCGCGAGGCTGTGATAGACTCATTCGCACACATTCCGACGCCGGGCTGATTCCATCTGCGGCCAGCCGGCTTGTTCGACCTGTTCAGAGAGCCTTTATGGATTTTCAGGCACCCAATACCCTGGCGGAGCAGATTGCCAACTACATGGCAGAGCGGATCATGACCGGACAGATCCGGCCAGGAGAGCGTATTCAGGAAGCCACGCTCGCAACGGAGCTGAAGGTAAGCCGGGCGTCGGTGAAAGAAGCCCTGTATACCCTGGAACGCTGGCATCTGGTGGAGATCACACCACGCAAGGGCGCCTCGGCAACACGCCTGGACGCAGCTCATGCCTCCGAGCTCTACGACGTCTACATGCATCTGTTAATGATGCTTGCCGTCCGTCTTTGCGAACGCTGGCAGGAATCGGACAGGCAGATCCTGCTGGATACAGTTGGCCAGGTGATGGAACAGATGAAAAAACCGTCGGCCGATATCACGGCTATCGTGGAGGCGAGCTTCGGGGTGATGGAAGCTTGCTGTGAGGTCGTCGGTAACCCCTACCTCACTGAAGCATTGTCGAACTTCAAACCGGCCGTCAGCCGGGCCTATTACCTGAGCGCCGACCGGTACCGCCAGGGTCTGAACCAGACCACCCAGTTCTTTGCCCACTTGCCCCAGGCGGTTCTGGCACGGGATACCGCAAAAGCTCAGACACTGATCCGGGACTTTGCAGAACATCAGAAAGCGCTGATTCAGCAAGCCCTGGCATCATGACGAATGCCGGCCACTGGACAACCGTCCGCTTATCTCCTGTAAAATGCCCGTCTTAATCCTGACGGGCAGCCCATGACTGACTCTAGCGATAGCGATTATTCGAAACGGACGTCCTGGCGCAGGCTCACGATTTTCAGCCTGATCTTTATTGCCATGACGGCGGCAGGGCTTTATGCGGTCTACGACCGGTTTGCCGGGCGAAGTATTACCTTCGATCCTCAACTGATTGCCCCATCCACTCTGTTGATGGCGGGGCTTCTGCTGCTGGTGTATTTCGTTTCTGACGGGCTGCGCCTGCATTTCACACTGCGCGCCCTGGGGCACCGGCTTTCCTTCGGGGTGATCTTCCGTCTGGTTTTCATCAACCTGTTCTTTTCCAACGTCACGCCCATGGCGACGGGCGGTGGTTTTGCGCAGA of Marinobacter sediminum contains these proteins:
- the gloA gene encoding lactoylglutathione lyase → MPKHFEQAPGLYEDPVPETEGFVFNQTMMRIKDPERSMDFYSRVMGMRLVRKLDFPEMKFTLYFLGYLDDRQANLVPNDEAHRTTFTFGREAMLELTHNWGTEADDDFAYHNGNDEPQGFGHIGIAVPDVYTACERFEKLGVDFVKKPDDGKMKGLAFIKDPDGYWIEILQPDMMQKQRKDL
- a CDS encoding GntR family transcriptional regulator, with the protein product MDFQAPNTLAEQIANYMAERIMTGQIRPGERIQEATLATELKVSRASVKEALYTLERWHLVEITPRKGASATRLDAAHASELYDVYMHLLMMLAVRLCERWQESDRQILLDTVGQVMEQMKKPSADITAIVEASFGVMEACCEVVGNPYLTEALSNFKPAVSRAYYLSADRYRQGLNQTTQFFAHLPQAVLARDTAKAQTLIRDFAEHQKALIQQALAS
- a CDS encoding alkane 1-monooxygenase, with protein sequence MSASQMSVNREATRRRVLLTLKKYSYLIAMLPLVLPPLLLAAGHAMDLVNLFSWGVPVVVFGIIPVLDMLLGKDALNPDESTDVTRMNGEMFYRVITLGWVAGFAALLVWSMLELASGTFNLVGGIGWILSIGIVGGLGINVAHELIHKDAKLETRVGGFLLSLVCYAGFKIEHLRGHHVHVSTPGDASSSRYNQSLYNFLPQAYARNFLNAWKLEAQRLERKGEKAFSWHNELIWWYSISALVGIAFTVAFGWLGAAFFLGQSFIAFTLLEIVNYLEHYGLHRRKLDNGRYERTAPEHSWNSNYFLTNVFLFHLQRHSDHHAYAKKRYQVLRHHDIAPQLPAGYAAMIVIAMIPPLWKRIMNPRVEAYYRGEEHQLAS
- a CDS encoding DMT family transporter, encoding MIRGALLIALAALLWATTGIVAKFLFASTDLEAITLALLRLSVALPFFWLLMRREQRQLERANPGKNVPGSSLRNLGLKSLIPLAALGLFQAFYQGSYLLAVDLTGAGIATLIALCLPPVLVAILAAPLLGEKPGLLTVIALVAAIAGTAMLVLSDMDTSGSLRLAGLLMALLAAVVYTGFTLTSRYSSAGPPVFTTAFICFFTAALILFPVVALSGGFAGLDTLGIKQWLMVVYIGVVPTCIGYLSFFSGMRTTPATLSSIIVTLEPLFVALLAWVFLGEILGPTGITGALILTAAVIVASRYGGKAGTGAQADAG